Within the Arthrobacter sp. V1I7 genome, the region GCGGCTGCGTGGTGTGCAGCATGGCGGCCGCCCGCCCGAAGTGCAGGGTCTCCGCCACGGCAATAAATGCCTGAAGCTGTGCCATGGAGGGCACCTTGGTCATTTCCAGTTCCCGTTCGTGAGCGTTAGTGAAAATCACTCTACCGTCACCTCACAAGCAGCGGGCCGCTCCGCAGCCCGGACCACACTCCCTACCCAGAAGGAATCAGAGAGATGAACGAATCCATCATCGGCGAATTGCAGGCGATCTGTCCGGAGGTGCGGATCAGCACAGACGAGGCAGTGCTCGCAAGCAACGCTGTGGACCAGTCCCCTGTCCTTGACTTCCACCTTCCCATCGCGGTGGTGTGGCCGGTATCTGTCTCCGAGGTTCAAACAGTCATGAAGCTGGCCCACAGCCAGCAGATTTCGGTGGTCACCCGCGGCGCCGGGACCGGCGTTTCCGGCGGCGCCCACGCCACAAGGCGCTGCATTGTGCTGAACCTGCAGAAGATGGACAAGATTCTCGAAATTCATCCGGAGGACGAGATCGCCAGGGTGGAACCGGGCGTCATCAACGTCAACTTGAACACCGCCGTTGCTGAATACGGACTGATGTTTGCCCCGGACCCGGGAAGCTACCGCCAATCGACACTCGGTGGGAACATAGCCACAAATGCAGGCGGCCTCCGTTGCGCCAAATATGGCGTGACCAGGGACTCCGTGCTGGCCCTTGAGGTGGTCCTGGCTGACGGCACCCTCATCACTACGGGACACCGGACTTTCAAGGGTGTCGCCGGGTACGACTTAACCGGGCTGTTCGTTGGCTCCGAGGGAACCCTTGGCGTTGTTGTGGGGGCCACGGTCCGCCTTCGGTACCTGCCGCGGGAGGTCCACACTATAGCCGCGTTCTTTCCCGCTTTCACGGATGCCGCTGCGGGAGTGCTGGCCATCGGTCAAGCACGGATCCAGCCCTCAATCATGGAAATGCTGGACGCCAACACCCTCTCCCAGCTCGACAGACTGCGCAACACCCAGCTGCGCGCGCTGGGCGGGGCACTCCTCCTGATCCAGACCGACGGCTTCGGTGCTGCGGCTGAGGCCGCGCATATCCGCACTCTCCTGGAGTCGCGGGGAGCCACCCTTCTGGATGATGCAGACGGCGAAGCCGCAGCATTGGTCGAGCTGCGCCGCGGCAGCAGGGGCGGCGAGATTGACGACGAATACAGCGTGGGTGAAGACGTCGCCGTTCCAAGGTCCCGGCTGGTGGACTACATTGCGGAAATGCAGAGAATGGCAGTAGAACATGGCGTCGGGCTCAAGGTCGTGGCCCACGCAGGCGACGGAAACCTCCACCCCACGTTCTGGGTGGGGTCGGGCCAGAAGGACAAGGTTCCCCACCTGGACGCCGCACTGGACGAATCGGTGCGCGTTGCCCTGGCCATGGGAGGAACCATCACGGGCGAACACGGAATCGGCCAGTACAAAGTCCGCTGGCTGCCCTTGGAACAGCAGGACGAAGTCCTGGAAATTCAGCGCGAAATCAAGCGCGTGCTGGACCCGACGAACATCCTCAACCCCGGCAAGATTTTGCCTGCCCTTAACTAGCCCGGCGTTTCCTGGAAGGCGCTCGTCGACGCCACCGGTTGACGACCGGACTGGGCGGTCCACTCATACCGGTCCCCCGGCCGTCCGCGTCGGGCAGCTGCCATTCCTGCACGAACAGGCGGTCAGCCTCACCGCCCACCGCTTCCGCGCTCCACCCCCAGAAAGTCAGAACGGAAATCAAATGAACCTCAACGAACCTACTGTCCTGCCCTCAGTGGCATTCCTGGGAGCAGGAGCAATGGGCGGAGCGATCATTCGCGGCCTGCTGAACGCGAAGGTGAAAGTCACGGGCGGCATCCGCGCTACCGGTCAGTGGTCCCCACAGATGCAGGAGCTGACCGGCGTCGAAGACGTAACGGGTTATGACGCGGCTACCGATCCAGCCGCCAACGTCAAGGCCGTCACCGACGCAGGCATCGTAGTCCTGGCCCTCAAACCCGACATAATTCCCCGAGTTCTCAAGGAGATTGGAGGCGCGGTCAAACCCGGTGCCGTTATTGTCAGCATCGCGGCCGGCATTACCATTGCTACCTTGGAGTCGCTGCTGCCCGATTACGTTTCGGCGATCCGCGTCATGCCAAACACCCCGGCCCTTGTCGGGAAAGGCGTCACCGGCATCAGCGCAGGAACAAGGGCGAGCGAACAGGACATGGCGCTCGTTGAGCAACTCTTCATCACCGTGGGGGCTGTACTCACAGTTCCCGAGAACCAGCTTCATTCGGTCACGAGCATCTCGGAGTCTGGTCCGGCTTACGTCTTCTTCCTCATCGAGCAACTCACGGAAGTCGCCATTGACAAGGGCTTCACGCCTAATCAGGCAGCATTGCTGGTCAATGGAACGTTCAGGGGCGCGAGCGAGCTATTGGCCAGTACGGACAGGTCGCCCGGTGAATTGCGTGCGCAAGTCACCAGCCCGAACGGCACAACCGCCGCCGCTCTGGCCATTCTGGAGGAAGGCGGTATCAGGGAATTGTTTGGAAAAGCCACTGACGCAGCTGTTTTCAGAGCCCAGGAGCTCGCCGGTCGACAGACCGCATGACTGCGGTCATGCTGGCGCTGCTCAGTCACGAGGACAGGCTCCTACCAAGCGAATACCAGAGGTCCTCTCCGTAATATCGCTGATTCGGGCTGATCGACGCCGAAACCTCGAGTTCATGGGCAACGAAAAAACCCCGCAGTTCCCGTGTATAAACGGGGAACTGCGGGGTTCTAGCTGGTGGCTCCGACCGGCGTCGATCCGGTGACCTTTCGATTTTCAGTCGAACGCTCTACCAACTGAGCTACAGAGCCTAGGTGACGTGTCACCTTGAGAGCCGGAACTTCTTCCGGCAATCAGAGCGACCCTGACGGGACTTGAACCCGCGACCTCCGCCGTGACAGGGCGGCGCGCTAACCAACTGCGCTACAGGGCCTTGCTGTTTTCTTGCTTCTCTGCAGTATCGCTACTGCAATTTTTCAAGGCCTTTAGCCTACCAGACTTTCACACCCGGTTTGACCAGTTCCTTGCGTACCCCCAACGGGATTCGAACCCGTGCCGCCGCCGTGAAAGGGCGGTGTCCTAGGCCGCTAGACGATGGGGGCCAGGACGCCATCCGGCTAAACACGCGATAACAAGGGCAAAAATTAAGGGCCGAAGCCTTTCGTTTTTGTCCTTTCGGGTTCCTCCGAACTGGACTATAAAACTATAAGGGCAGACCCCCGGATAATCCAAAACCGGCCGCCCCGCTGGTGCAAAATGGGTGCAAGACGGGGCGCGGTGGACCGAGGGACCTGGCTCCACGTTCAAGATTCAGGCGTTCCGGAGGGCTGGCGCTCGAGGCCGGTCCGGACGCGGAAAGTAGCGGCCGGGCCCATGACCCCCGGCCCACCGACAGCCTAGCCCCGGGACGGTTCCGCGCCCTCGCGCCGCCATGGAGTGAGCCTGGGCAGCCAGCGCGGGACATTACGGCGGTACTCCTCATAGACCGCACCGAACTTCCGGGTCAGTGCCGGCTCCTCGTACAGCCGGACGAAGGCCACCACCGGGACGGCGCCGATACCCAGGGCCACAAAGAGCTTCGGCTGGCCCAGCAGCAATCCCTGCCCGGCGATGGCCGCCGCAATGGACACGTACATCGGATTCCGCACGTACCGGTAGAGCCCGCCAACCACCAGTTGCCTGGGAGGGGCAAATGGTGCGGGGGTTCCGATGCCCTCGGCCGCGAAATGTACGAAGGAGTTCGCGATCACGGCCGCGCCTGCGCCGATCAGCAGGGCGCCGCTGATCTGCGCAGGTATCCCGCCCGGGACCGGGGCCTCCACTTCCCAGCGGGTCAGAAGCCACGGCACCACGCCGGCGACCGTTGCAGGGGCAACCGCGAAGGCGGCAGTACCGATGGCTGCGCGCTTTCTCTCGCGGGCGGAAGCCGAGGATGCTGTCATACCAGCAATCGTGAACCCCCGACACTGAGCGGGCTAGGGCCTACCGGCCCCTGAGCCGGCGGGGCCGGTTCCGGATCTGCCTCAGCTTTCCGCTATCCCGTGCGTTGGCACCGCACCGGCGGAATGGTGGGCGGACGCGATGCTCAGGTCACGAGCAGCACGGCGAGCGTTATCATCACGGCGGCGATGCCGGCGTCCAGCACGCGCCACGCGTTACGGCGCTGGAACAGCGGCGCTAGGTACCGCGCGCCGGCCCCGAGCGCCGCGAACCAGGCGATGCTCCCCAGTCCCGCTCCCGCCGCGAACCACCACCGCCCATCAGCCCCGTGGGCGCCGGCCAGGGAACCCAGCAGCAGGACAGTGTCCAGGTACACGTGCGGGTTCAGCCAGGTCAGGGATAGGCACGTGCCCAGGGCAGCCAGCCAGGTGCCCCCTTGCCGGACGCCGGGCTCGGCCAACGGCGCGCCGCGGATGGCCCGGAAGGCCGCGAGGCCGCCGTAGGCCAAAAGGAAGGCGGCGCCTGCCCACCGCACCACGTCCAGGACAGCCGGAGCCCGCTCGATCAGGACGCCGATGCC harbors:
- a CDS encoding FAD-binding oxidoreductase is translated as MNESIIGELQAICPEVRISTDEAVLASNAVDQSPVLDFHLPIAVVWPVSVSEVQTVMKLAHSQQISVVTRGAGTGVSGGAHATRRCIVLNLQKMDKILEIHPEDEIARVEPGVINVNLNTAVAEYGLMFAPDPGSYRQSTLGGNIATNAGGLRCAKYGVTRDSVLALEVVLADGTLITTGHRTFKGVAGYDLTGLFVGSEGTLGVVVGATVRLRYLPREVHTIAAFFPAFTDAAAGVLAIGQARIQPSIMEMLDANTLSQLDRLRNTQLRALGGALLLIQTDGFGAAAEAAHIRTLLESRGATLLDDADGEAAALVELRRGSRGGEIDDEYSVGEDVAVPRSRLVDYIAEMQRMAVEHGVGLKVVAHAGDGNLHPTFWVGSGQKDKVPHLDAALDESVRVALAMGGTITGEHGIGQYKVRWLPLEQQDEVLEIQREIKRVLDPTNILNPGKILPALN
- the proC gene encoding pyrroline-5-carboxylate reductase yields the protein MNLNEPTVLPSVAFLGAGAMGGAIIRGLLNAKVKVTGGIRATGQWSPQMQELTGVEDVTGYDAATDPAANVKAVTDAGIVVLALKPDIIPRVLKEIGGAVKPGAVIVSIAAGITIATLESLLPDYVSAIRVMPNTPALVGKGVTGISAGTRASEQDMALVEQLFITVGAVLTVPENQLHSVTSISESGPAYVFFLIEQLTEVAIDKGFTPNQAALLVNGTFRGASELLASTDRSPGELRAQVTSPNGTTAAALAILEEGGIRELFGKATDAAVFRAQELAGRQTA
- a CDS encoding isoprenylcysteine carboxylmethyltransferase family protein, which codes for MTASSASARERKRAAIGTAAFAVAPATVAGVVPWLLTRWEVEAPVPGGIPAQISGALLIGAGAAVIANSFVHFAAEGIGTPAPFAPPRQLVVGGLYRYVRNPMYVSIAAAIAGQGLLLGQPKLFVALGIGAVPVVAFVRLYEEPALTRKFGAVYEEYRRNVPRWLPRLTPWRREGAEPSRG
- a CDS encoding LysE/ArgO family amino acid transporter is translated as MVLSSLSGLASGLSLIIAIGAQNAFVLRQGILRSHVLLVVAVCAVSDLVLIMLGVAGIGVLIERAPAVLDVVRWAGAAFLLAYGGLAAFRAIRGAPLAEPGVRQGGTWLAALGTCLSLTWLNPHVYLDTVLLLGSLAGAHGADGRWWFAAGAGLGSIAWFAALGAGARYLAPLFQRRNAWRVLDAGIAAVMITLAVLLVT